A stretch of the Arachis stenosperma cultivar V10309 chromosome 6, arast.V10309.gnm1.PFL2, whole genome shotgun sequence genome encodes the following:
- the LOC130934412 gene encoding WUSCHEL-related homeobox 11-like, with translation MEEQGQQHHQDPNRSHSHGAGGSSSSSEKQSSEPVRSRWTPKPEQILILESIFNSGMVNPPKDETVRIRKLLEKFGAVGDANVFYWFQNRRSRSRRRQRQIQQQQQQQQHHQHQLGVGVVGVGVGGAIQCDQDHPGQPALSVGSSLGFGEAMDNFFSGVPPPHHHTPQMGFQEIDHTSSLFPHVPPNFTYNSGFGGNNMSGFITVFINGIATEVPRGLIDIKTLFGEDAILVHSSGVPLPTNEFGFLMQTLQHGESYFLVPKPT, from the exons ATGGAAGAGCAAGGGCAGCAACACCATCAAGACCCAAACAGGAGCCATAGCCATGGTGCTGGTggttcttcctcttcctctgaGAAGCAGAGTAGCGAACCGGTGCGCTCAAGATGGACGCCCAAACCGGAGCAAATACTTATTCTTGAATCCATCTTCAACAGCGGCATGGTTAACCCTCCAAAGGACGAGACCGTCAGGATAAGGAAGCTTCTAGAGAAGTTTGGCGCTGTCGGCGACGCTAACGTTTTTTACTGGTTCCAGAACCGTAGGTCCAGATCTCGTCGCCGACAGCGCCAGATTCAGCAGCAGCAACAGCAGCAACAACACCACCAACACCAGCTCGGTGTTGGTGTTGTTGGGGTTGGTGTTGGTGGTGCAATTCAGTGTGATCAGGATCACCCTGGTCAACCTGCACTCTCAGTAGGGAGTTCTTTGGGTTTCGgag AAGCCATGGATAACTTCTTCTCTGgtgttcctcctcctcatcatcataCTCCTCAAATGGGGTTCCAGGAAATTGATCACACTTCATCTTTGTTCCCTCATGTTCCACCAAATTTCACCTACAACTCCG GATTTGGGGGCAATAATATGTCAGGATTCATCACAGTGTTCATCAATGGAATTGCAACAGAAGTTCCAAGAGGTCTTATAGACATCAAAACATTGTTTGGTGAAGATGCAATTTTAGTTCATTCTTCAGGAGTGCCACTTCCAACCAATGAGTTTGGCTTCTTAATGCAGACCTTGCAGCATGGTGAAAGCTACTTTCtg GTTCCAAAGCCAACATAA